A genome region from Penaeus monodon isolate SGIC_2016 chromosome 14, NSTDA_Pmon_1, whole genome shotgun sequence includes the following:
- the LOC119581042 gene encoding carbohydrate sulfotransferase 11-like has translation MMYRLRAVVCALAGITVFTCIASVKWFLVTDHLVEQRASRASAPPEDPRWSRVAETMARRREEVEAACEGRGRGERGGAGAAGSGGGEVSSDSSSASSPPLDRRKLNNLIVDDKNRILYCYVPKVACTNWKRVMLILTGRTNETSPLSIRSDSVHRTNVFTKLSQLEPDAIHHRLKTYTKFLFVRHPIERVLSAFRNKFQKNYTSSAYFKKRFGVKIIKKYRQGIDPAQVPVTGDGVKFPEFVSYLIDTKRSQLNEHWATVSDMCHPCAVRYQIIGKYETLAEDSEYILRKVGASPDLHFPEIIPSKTTAIVESYFDMLSDEQQRDLIEIYRDDFELFGYHHRDLI, from the exons ATGATGTATCGGCTAAGAGCTGTGGTGTGTGCGCTGGCGGGCATTACCGTCTTCACCTGCATCGCCTCCGTCAAGTGGTTCCTGGTGACGGATCACCTCGTCGAGCAGAGGGCATCGCGAGCCTCGGCGCCGCCAG aggaCCCCAGATGGTCCCGCGTGGCAGAAACGATGGCCCGGCGGAGGGAGGAGGTCGAGGCTGCctgcgaaggaagaggaaggggggagcgggggggtgCGGGGGCCGCGGGATCTGGGGGGGGCGAAGTCAGTAGTGATTCCTCCTCCGCCTCATCGCCTCCCCTCGACCGCAGGAAGCTCAACAACCTCATAGTGGATGACAAGAATCGCATCTTATATTGCTACGTGCCTAAG GTGGCGTGTACCAACTGGAAACGGGTAATGCTCATTCTCACAGGCAGAACGAACGAGACGTCGCCCTTGTCCATTCGCTCAGACAGCGTGCACAGGACGAATGTCTTCACTAAGCTTAGCCAGTTAGAG CCCGACGCTATTCACCATCGCTTAAAGACCTACACTAAGTTCCTGTTTGTCCGACACCCAATAGAGCGTGTCTTGTCAGCTTTTAGAAATAAGTTCCAGAAAAATTATACCTCCTCAGCCTATTTCAAAAAGCGCTTTGGCGTCAAAATCATAAAGAAATACCGGCAGGGGATTGACCCAGCTCAAGTCCCTGTCACGGGCGATGGTGTCAAATTCCCCGAGTTCGTGTCGTATCTAATTGACACGAAGCGAAGCCAGCTTAATGAGCACTGGGCGACGGTGTCGGATATGTGCCATCCCTGTGCGGTCAG GTACCAGATCATAGGGAAGTACGAGACCCTAGCCGAGGACTCCGAGTACATCCTAAGAAAAGTGGGAGCGTCTCCGGATCTTCACTTTCCTGAAATTATTCCATCAAAGACGACGGCCATTGTCGAGTCCTATTTTGACATGCTTTCGGACGAGCAGCAGCGCGACCTTATTGAAATATATCGGGACGATTTTGAATTATTTGGCTATCATCATAGGGACCTTatttag